TCCTCACTTAGCGGTGACATTGTTTCACGCAGATAATGAGGTATTTGCCAACTTTGACTTGGAAGGTCAGGTCTCTGCATTAGTTGCAGGGGAAGTGGAAAAGCTTATTCATGATCACAAGGGTATGGCCAAGCTCGTAAGTGAACAAATACATACCGATACAGGCTGGATTGCTGAAATGAGCTTTCCTTGCAAAATGTAGAGAGGTGGCAATTTCGTGTTCGTCGATCAAGTAAAAGTTTATGTAAAAGGTGGAGACGGCGGTAATGGAGCAGTTTCATTCCGTCGCGAAAAGTATGTAGCACTCGGAGGTCCTGCGGGTGGAGATGGTGGTAAGGGAGCGAACGTTGTTTTTGTCGTGGACGAAGGCTTACGTACGCTTATTGATTTCCGTTACCAACGACATTTTAAAGCAAAACGTGGTGAACACGGAAGAACAAAAGGGATGCATGGTGCTGGATCAGAGGATATGATTGTTCGTGTTCCTCCAGGTACTACTGTGTACGATGATGATACACAAGAAGTGATTGCTGACCTTATTGAACATGGTCAACGTGCAATCATTGCCAAAGGTGGCCGCGGCGGACGAGGTAATATTCGTTTTGCCACGTCTTCTAATCCGGCTCCAGAGATTGCGGAGAACGGTGAACCAGGTCAAGAACGCTATATTCGTATGGAATTAAAGCTGATTGCGGATGTAGGCTTAGTTGGTTATCCGAGTGTAGGAAAATCAACGCTTCTATCTTCCGTTACAGCAGCAAAGCCTAAGATTGCTGCGTATCATTTCACAACAATCGCTCCAAATCTAGGAGTAGTAGACCTAGGTGAAAAAAGCTTTGTTATGGCTGATTTACCGGGCCTTATTGAAGGTGCTCATGAAGGTATTGGGCTTGGTCATCAGTTTTTACGTCATGTTGAGCGTACAAGGCTGATTGTACATGTGATCGATATGGCAGCGACTGAGGGACGTGACCCTTACGAGGATTACCTTCAAATTAACGAAGAACTTAAACATTACAATGCCCGCATGGAAGACAGACCACAAATTATTGTGGCTAATAAAATGGATTTGCCAGATGCAGAAGTGCATTTGCAGGCTTTCCGTGAAAAATGTCCAGATGCGAAAATATATCCGATTTCTGGCGCGACTCGTCAGGGTGTACAAGAGCTCATGTATGCTATTAGTGATTTACTTGAGACGATTCCAGACCGTTTTGAAGTAGAAGAAGTAGTAGAAGTAGAAGAAAGAGTTGTGTTTAAAGCAGAGCCTGAAGACATACCGTTTGTCATTACAAGAGAGAATGACATATTTGTGGTAAGTGGTGACAAGCTTGAAAAATTAACGAAGATGACTAAC
This is a stretch of genomic DNA from Brevibacillus laterosporus DSM 25. It encodes these proteins:
- the obgE gene encoding GTPase ObgE; translation: MFVDQVKVYVKGGDGGNGAVSFRREKYVALGGPAGGDGGKGANVVFVVDEGLRTLIDFRYQRHFKAKRGEHGRTKGMHGAGSEDMIVRVPPGTTVYDDDTQEVIADLIEHGQRAIIAKGGRGGRGNIRFATSSNPAPEIAENGEPGQERYIRMELKLIADVGLVGYPSVGKSTLLSSVTAAKPKIAAYHFTTIAPNLGVVDLGEKSFVMADLPGLIEGAHEGIGLGHQFLRHVERTRLIVHVIDMAATEGRDPYEDYLQINEELKHYNARMEDRPQIIVANKMDLPDAEVHLQAFREKCPDAKIYPISGATRQGVQELMYAISDLLETIPDRFEVEEVVEVEERVVFKAEPEDIPFVITRENDIFVVSGDKLEKLTKMTNLNSYDSIQRFSRLMRTMGIDQALRERGAKDGDTVQIGKFEFEFQE